A stretch of DNA from Paenibacillus sp. FSL W8-0186:
ACGATCACGCCATGATCCATGCTGTACTTCCGCACCCAGGCTCTGATTGCCGCCTCGTCCGCGATCTCCTCGGCCACGATGTCCATAGCGCCCTGCAATGCGTCCTCCGCCGTCTCTACAGCAAGCTCCGCATTTACATACTTGGCAGACTCCTCCAGCGGCATGCCGTCTTTAGGCTGTGATAGCAGCCATTTTGCCAGAGGCTCCAGGCCTTTTTCTTTGGCGACGCTGGCTCTTGTCTTGCGCTTTTGCCGGTAAGGACGGTATAAATCCTCCACCTCTTGCAGCTTTACGGCTTGAACGATGGCAGACTCCAGCTCCGGGGTCAATTTGTCCTGCTCGCCAATAATGCGGATCACTTCCCGCTTGCGGACCTCCAAATTCCGCAAATACTGCACCCGGTCGTCGATATCGCGCAGCTGGTTTTCATCCAGTTCCCCGGTCATCTCTTTGCGGTAACGGGCTACGAAGGGAATCGTATTGCCTTCATCCAGCAGTTGGACGGTCGTCCGTACCCCTTTTAAAGGCAGCCCTAGCTCTTTAGCTACCTGAACCACAATTCTTTCCTGAACCTTAGCCTCGATTTGCGCTTCGCTTGTATTCGTTTCCGGATTGATTTCAGTTTGTGACAAAGTCATCCCTCTTTCATCCTCAGATTGCACTGCTCCTATTATCACAAAATTTATGGCCGAGTGCCAGTCGGAACCACTCTTTGCTGTGAATGAACAACAAAAAACACCGTACACGAGGTACGGTGTCCGATCGTCGAATTTTAGAAGTTCGAGTAGTTCCAGTAGTTATCCGGTGTAGATACGGCAGCGATAATTACGATGACAAAGAACAGGATGAAAAGGCCATAAATTACGGTTCCGATAATGCCGCATACCAATCCAGCTACGGAGAAGCCATGCCCTTTCTCCTGAGTCACCTTGATTTCCTTAAAGGAAAGAGACGCAATAATGATCGCTACGATCCCTAAAAAGAATCCAATGTACGGTATAGCAATAGCCAAAATTCCCAAAACCAGCGCCGTAACTGATTTTCCATTCGTATTCTGCTCGGCAGGCGGTGCAGGCGGCTGGGGTGGGGCGGGCGGATAATTGTAGTTGTACTGCCCGGAAGAATTATAATCCATTAAAAACGGTCCTCCTCAGAGAAATAGATATGATTATTATACCAGATTCAGCCAATGAAGATATGCGAAAACGAAAAAATTCATTCTAACTATAAATGGAAGCATACCAGCGACATGAAAAAAGACGCCCTTGAGGCAGGGCGCCTAAGGGAGATTTCTCCCCCTTTTTCATCAAAAATCGATTAATCCCAGACTAATAAGCAGCGAATCGTTAACCTTTTTCATCGTCTCATCATCCAGGTGGGTAATTTTGTCCGTTAATCTTTGCTTGTCAATCGTTCGTATCTGTTCAAGCAAGATGACGGAATCCCGGTCGAATCCATGCGTAGCCGCTTCAATCTCAACATGAGTCGGGAGCTTCGCTTTTTGAATTTGAGCGGTAATGGCAGCAACGATTACCGTAGGGCTGAATCGATTGCCGATATCGTTCTGGATGATAAGCACAGGTCTTACCCCGCCCTGTTCAGAACCGACCACAGGGGAAAGGTCTGCAAAAAATACGTCGCCGCGCTTTACAATCAATGGTCACACCCCGCTAACTAGGCGGTCCAGAGTGCTGTCTGCATCTTCCTCCGCGTGGAAAGCTTCAGAGGCCATGGTTAAGTTAATTTTGGCCATTTCCATGTAGCCGCGCTGCATTGACTCCCGGATGAAGCGTTTCTTCCGTTCGTTCAAATACAGTTTCATGGCTTGCCTAATAAGCTCACTACGATTGGAGTTCTCCATAGCTACGATTCCATCCACTTCCTGTAACAGATGATCCGGTAAGCTGATCATAATCCTTTTGGTGTTCTGCATATTGGCCATCGTTAAACATCCACCCCCAAAACCTTGTCGACCCAGATCCTTGTGACTCAGTATAGCAATATTCAAGGATATTTATACAAAAGAATATATGCTAAGTGTATATCAAGTATGCTGCATTTCATTATAACCAAAATTGGCATGAGCGTACATACCTGATCATTTCCATCTTTTCGATCATAATGTATATCATTCGATGGACCTAGCATAAATTCCTTCCATTAGGAAGAGAGTTTTGTAGTTTTTTGTCTGCCTGTATCAGGCAAACAACGGGTTAACTAAAATTTGCGGTCTATTTGTGCCTATGTATAGACGGGGCACACGATGAGCCAGCATACAAATCAACTCGTAGTTTATGGTACCGAGCATGGAGGCCAGTTCGTCCGCTGTAATCGTTGCACCGGACTGCCGGCCGATGAGAACAACCTCCTCACCGACTTGGATTTCTTCAGCTTCTTCAGCTAAAGATTGTAGCGAAACCATACATTGGTCCATGCAGATCGTTCCCACGACGGGGACGCGCCGTCCGCGAATAAGCATTTGCGCTTTACCGCTAAGCATCCGTGAATATCCGTCGGCATAGCCTATGGGCAGCGTTGCAATAATCTCTTCCCGGTCCGTCACATATTTCGCTCCGTAGCTTACGGAGGAGTGGGGCGGCAAAGTCTTCACCTGAACGGTTTCCGTCTTAAGAGACAGAACCGGATGAAGCGGAACCTGGGCCTTGTGAACCTCATCGGACGGGTAGAGACCATACAATGCGATGCCGATCCGCACCATCTGGCACGAAATCTCCGGTAAATCAATTGCAACCGCGCTGTTGCCTGTATGTATAATCGGGATATCCAAATCATAATGCTTCAGCGCATGAACCACATTCTGAAAACGTCGGTACTGTTCCAATGTATAGCTCTTATCTTGTTCATCCGCTGTTGCAAAGTGGGTAAATATGCCCTCCACTTCCAATTGCGGCAAGCTCATTGCATGGCGGATGAAATCCAGCGCCTCATCCCCGGGCAAGAGTCCGAGACGCCCCATACCAGAATCGATTTTGATATGAACTTTTAGTTTGCCGGGATACTCAACAGGATCAATAGCCTTTATCTCGTCAAGCACCTCTCCGCTGAACAAAGTAAGCGTAATCCCATTCTCCCATGCCGTACGTATTCCGTGCGGAGGGGTATAGCCCAGAACCAGAATAGGAATGGTCAGACCAGCTTGGCGCAGCTCCAGCGCCTCGTCCAGGAAGGCTACGCTAAGATAGTCGGCACCGTATTGCTCAAGTTCTTTGGCGATGGGCACAGCTCCATGTCCATATGCATTTGCTTTAACGCATGCCAACAGCTTCATGTCCGCCGGTATTCTTCTCCGTAGAGCAGTATAGTTGGCATAAAGCGCGTCCAAATCGATTTCTGCACGGGTAGGTCGATACTTCACTTGCACTTTGTAGGTCACCTTCTCTAATGAGTGAAAATCCATCATCAAACAATACATTAATCGTAATGTTCTAGAAGGCGGCTGTCAATTATACAGAATAAGCCATATTGTGCATATGAAGTCATTTTAACCCATAATCCTGTTTAATCCAAATAAAAAGAAGAGACAGACTGACGGGTTCGATAGCTTCTACAGTCTATCTGAAGTACCGCAAGTCCGCCAGCCTCTTCTTATTTACCCGTATGTTCCTCCATAGACGCGGCGATTTTAACCATTTCGCTCACTGGAAGATTGTCGCTTGTAATACGGAATTCCAATCCATCCACAGTCCAGGTTAATGTCTGCAGCTCATCCCCTGTCAGCAGGCCGGCAGTAAAGCCGAGATCAACGACTGTTCCGGCAACTAGCGAAACCGTGCGATCCGGTGAACGGGATTCAGTTACCGTAAATTGATATGTACCGTCATATCGGAGCAATACGCTGCTTCTATCACTATCATCTACGACTTTGTCATCTTTATACACTACACCTTCAGGCAAATATGTCGGAACAATCACCCCAAATGGCTCGTTCAGCGCCGGTGCGGCAGAACCATCGCTCTCAGCTGCATTCGCTCCGGTCTCGGAAGCGTCCGTCCTCTCCACAAGCATCCCATTCTCATCAACTTCGAGCAGCGTCCCTTTGGCGCGTTGGCCCGCCGTGTCCAGATTATGCTGCATGTCGAATGATTTATCATCAAACTTCGCACCGAAATCAAATTTGTCAAATTTGACCTCGACTACGACTTTCGCTTCGGCGTCCGAAACCTGCACCTGCTTCGGCGCATAGTCGTCTTTGTCCAGCCATATTTTTTGACGTACAAGCGCATGAGTATTATAGTTTGCGGCCACATCGAACACATAGCTGTCCTTATCGCTTACGAATTGGCGCGTGTTGTCGCTCAGGATGCTGCGCACAAGCGTCTGATACAAGTAGACCTGACCTTGGTTCTCCGGCCAATCGCTTTGGAACCGGAAGCTCTTGTTCAGGCTCGGCGTCAACACGTAAACGCCCTGATCGTTCTTAAGGACGATCTGCGTAATGTCCTTCTGGGCATTCGTCAGAGCAATCCGATAAAAAGACGGATTCTGGTACCACACCTCAACCCTGTACTCCTGGGGCTTATCCCCCGTATGAAGCGTCATCGTTCCCGAGCCCTGGTAGCTCTCCAGCTTGGTAACGATTTTGTCCAAATCCTTGACGACACCGTCAGCATCCTTCTTGCCGCACCCGCCCAACACAACACTCAAGCATATCACAATGACTAGCGCCCAAGTGATCAGTCGCATGAAGATCATCCCCTCTGCAGATTGATTTCCTAAACTGATAACATGTCTATGAGGGAACTTGGCCGATTATGCGGACTAGTTTGACAAGCAGGAACTCAGCTTAAAAATGCGCGCTATTTCACAATTTCCAGAACCTGGTCAATGATTTGAGTAGAACCAATCGGCGCAATGCCGCGATTCCATAATTGCTGTTCAACGATGTATACCTGATCTTTTTGAACCGCTTTAATGTTTTTCCACAGTGCCGAGCTCTTTAATTCATCTAACCTGCTCTTGGCTGTATCCTCTACATTCTCCATCAGGAAAATATGATCAGGATTTAGACTCGGCAGCTCTTCCAGTGAAATCGTCTGCATCGCTTTGCCCTCGGCCAGCTTCAAGCCGTTTAAGCCAAGCTCGTGATGAATGATGCGGCCGATACGGATATCATCCACTCCGTATACTCTCAATTCCTTAGGCATCACGCGCATAACGACGAACACCTCATCGCCAGCTCTGCGGTTGAGCTCCTCTTGTGCACTCTCAGCTTTAGTCAAATAATCGTTCAACTTCTGCTGCGCTAGCTCCTCTTGCCCGACGATTCTTCCCAGTTCAAGGAGCAGCTGACGCCAATCGTTCATTAATTCTCCGTCAAGCATAAGGGTGGGCGCTATTTTCCGCAAACTGTCTTCGATATCTTGATGCGAGGGGGCGTAAGCGAGAATTAAATCGGGCTCAGCCTCCAAAAGCGCCTCCAGGTTCGGAGATTCCGATGCGCCTAAAGGGATTACTCCTTCCATTCGATCTGCTATATATGGTAGAAACTGATGATCGACAAGCGACGTCGTTGAGGCATGAGGTTTGATTCCGAGCTCCAGCAAGTGGTCCGCATAGTAATCCAGCAATACGGCTATTCTGATCGGTGTAGCTGGAATTTCCACATCGCCGCTGGCATCCTTGACCGTTCGCGTAATAGGGGAGAGAACTTCCGAGTCTGCAGAAGCATTATTCTGATCAGTCACGGATACGGCAGAGCCGCAACCCGAAATCAATGCAACAGCTAGAATAAAAACTATGGCCATAATAGACCTCATTTTATGGTTCATTCGATATGTATTAGGCACAGTAATTCCTCCGATTCTGGGTTATTGATAATGATTATCATTATCGTTAAAGATTATATGATCATCTCTACGCATTGTCAACATGTGAAAGCTCTTCACACAACAACAAAAAAGAACCCTATAGGGTTCTTTGTGTTAGGCTTAGCTCCCAGATCGCTCAGGTCATGCCGGCTGTTCCAGCACTAAAGGACACCTGCTGCTGCTTTATTAGATGCGCCACTTCTAGGTTTTCCCTTAGATTGATACACCAAGGGTAGTCTTTATCTTGAAATAAATAACCTGAGTATAGGTTTTGCAAGAGCTGAAGCTGACCTGCCGTCAAATCCTTCTGCCCCGATAGTTCCTGGAAATCATATAGATCCACAACGATCGCCCCTTCTGCCTCAAGAACATAGCCCTCATTCATGGTCTTGATCGATAAGGGCAAGGAGAACTCCTCAAACGTCTTCTTTAGCCGGTAGATCGTATTGTATACATTATGAACCGCTCTCGAACCATCCATTTCCGGCCATAGCGTGTCCGCGATGATCCACTTGTTTACGATTTGCCCCTCATTCGCAATGAAATAAGCAAACATTTCTTCCGTTTTTTTCGTTGGCCATTTCACGATTTGTCCGTCCTTATTGGTCGTTTGAAACGAACCAAAGCATTGTACGTTCATGACAGGCGCCTTGAAATTCGAAGCTTCTATGGCGAGCAACCGCTTTATTCGCTCCAATTTGGCGGCAATTTCGTCGATGGACCTGCGCGTAACCGGCTTCAGCAAATAATCCACCGCATCTACGCGGAAGGCATCGGCCGCATATTCCCGGTGGGCCGTTGTAAACACAATTTGCATGGAATCCTGCTTTGCCCGCTCCGCCAGCTGCAATCCATTTAAACCCGGCATGCCAATATCGGTAAAAAGCACGTCAACCTGCAAGCGTGAAATATCCTTCAACGCCTCGAACGGATCGGAATAAGCCCCGATGAGCTCATATTTTGGATGCTCTTCTATGTATCTTTTAATCATATTCAGAGAAAGCCATTCATCCTCTACGATAACTGTTCTAAGCATTGACATCCCACCTACCCTCAGACTGATTTAAACGCAAGTGACAATCGCTGTAGCAAGAGCAGTGCATGTGTTGTGAGATTTCTGTGAGTTCAGCAACTTATGATATACATTATGCCAAAATAAGGAGCTCCCGAAATACGCCCCTTCCTGCGAAGGATTTGATTACAATTTCGGCCGGGAAGATGCGTTTATGAATAGCTTCACATATTTGTAACAAATATTTTTTTATAAAGGCAGGTCTGAAACGAAAAATGAAGTTGAAGCATATGCAAAAAAATTCAATCATGCTCTTTTTGTCTGGAATATCGCTGTTGCTGTCATTTGGAACACATGCTGTACACAAATATACATCTCTGTTCGAGGATCATAAAGCGATGAGCGGGATCAGCCAGTTGTCGCAAGGGTTATCTCTGTTCAAAAGTTTGCTCTTTTTTATCCCGATTGTCCTAATGATATTAAGCCTCCTCATTTACAGGAGGAGCACCAGTTCCCCGGCTTTGCCATGGCTGGTCAGCACAACGCTGACATTCAGCAGCATTTCTATTATTGCGGGCGGCGACGGATTCGTGGAGTACCACTTCTCCATATTTATGACGATTGCGATTATCGCTTACTATGAAAACATTTTAATATTGATCTACAGCACCGCCATATTTGCGGTTCAGCATTTAGCCGGCTATTTCTGGTTCCCGCAGCTGCTCTGCGGCACGTCCGATTACCGGTTCTCGCTGCTGCTTATTCATGCGCTTTATTTAATTCTTACGAGCGGAGCAACGATCTGGTTCGTCTATTCCAAGCAAATACACACTAGTGAATACGAGAAAAAAGTAGCTTCCCAGCAGCAAGCCCTGGATGAAGTTCTGCAAAACATGAACGATTCCAGCAAGTCGGTGCTGAAGGCTGTCAGCCAGCTCTTGTCCGGTGCCGGCCAGTCGGCCAAGGCCAGCCAGGAAATCGTAACATCCATTGAAACGATCTCTGCGGGGGCTTACGAGCAGACGAATAAGCTGGGCTTAGGGGTCGACAGCATTCAAAGCATGGTGGATCAGGTCGGTCACATAAACGAAAATGCTAGTGTAGTTACAGAGAGTTCCCTGGCAACCTCAAAGCAGGTCGTTTATGGACAAGAGAGGATTCATCTGCTGGCGAGCCAGATTCACGTCATTACTTGTGCCGTCAATAATGTGAACGAAGTGATCCAGCAGCTGGCGGAAAGCTCTCAGGAAATCAACAAGCTCGTGGATCTCATATCATCCATCGCGAATCAAACTAATTTACTGGCCCTCAACGCCTCGATCGAAGCAGCCCGAGCCGGAGAACATGGAAGCGGATTTGCCGTGGTCGCCGCGGAAGTTCGCAAGCTGGCTGGACAATCCAATGATTCGGCTGCCGAAATACACAGGAACGTTCAATCTTTCCAAAGCCGCATTGATCAGGTAATCGGTGAAATGAATGTCAGCTTAAGCGAGGTACAGAAAGGCATGGAGCAGATTACCGAGATGCAGCGCGTCTTTGCGGAAATTTCCGAATCTTCAAAAACAGTCGATCAGCAAATTAATGACATCTCCGTCACGACCGATTTACTGCTCCAGCACTCCAAACAGACCAATGACATGATGGTTCAGGTGTCCGAAATAACGTCGGCTTTTTTCTCAAACATTGAGAAAATTTTATCCGCCGCGGAGGAGCAATCCGCATCCTCCGATGCAGTTCATGATATCGCCTTGAACCTGGAATCGCTCGTTGCCGAGCTAGGCGGGATTGTCGGCAGCATTGAGAGGAGCTTATCGGCGGATAAACTATAAACCGTGCAGCAGAAAAGGGCTCTCCCAAAAGCATCCTAGATGACTGAGGGGGCGCCCTTTTTTTCAGAAAGGCTTTCCGTTTCTGCGGAATCCGCTTTCTTCCTTGCCTGATGTCCGATTCTGTAGCTCATCTTATATCTGCAATATCGACACCAAGATGAGAGGCCACGTACTATGCTATGTCGTCTACACTAAATGGAATTCATGCATCTAATAATGGCCAAACGCATGCTTTAAGGGATTAAATGGATTTTATGCACCTAAAATTAATACTCCAGCCCATGATGGCTTTATTACTTCCTCTAACGACATGGAATACAATTAAATTTACTTTCCTTACTTTATGGCAGAAATTAACTACTATAATTCCATTTAGAACGATAAAATTGGCGACTCATGCTCGTCGTAAAGTGAGAGGCCGACATACGCATAAAAAAATTGGATGGAAAACAGATTGTTTTCACATCCAATTTTTTTGTTGGTTTGACTATTTGGACAACCCGATTCCTATTCCCTGATTAGCTTCAGCAAGACGACGGCTGCTTCCGCTCTTGTCGCGAGCGCTTGCGGCTGAAATTTGTTGCCGGGCAGGCCAATCATCACCTGCTGTTCCGTTACCAAACGAACGGCTTCCCGCGCCCATGCGGAAATATGGTCAGCGTCCTCGTACAGCAGAGCACCTGATTCAATCGCAGCGAAATCGACAGCCGATTGTACTCTCAAATCATAAGCCTTAGCCAGGATCAAGGCCATTTGTTCGCGGGTAATCGGTTCATCTGGGGCGAATATGCGATCGCGATAGCCGTGAATCAGCCCATAGTGCTGTGCTCCGGCTATAGTCTTCTGCGCCCAATGTCCTTGCACATCGTCGAACACAGGGGTAATCTGCGCCGCAAATTCATGCTCCTTCAACTCTAGGACCTTGACCAGTAACGTAACGAACTCGGCTCTGGTTAGCTGGCGATTCGGCTGAAAAGTTCCATCAGGGTAACCTTTAATGTACCCCCTTCTTGCAAGCTCCCGGATCGCTTCACTCGCCCAGTGTCCTTCAATGTCGCTCAGGAATACTTGGATATCATTATCACGGCATGGAACGCCCGCCGAGCATTCCAATCCATCCGGCTTGGAGCCTTCTCCAGTCTCCTTGGCTGGAGCCGTGTTATCCCCGCTGGACGGATTTGCGCTGCTGTTGGAAGGGCTGCCGCCATTAGATGGCGATCCTCCACTACCGCCGCCATTCCCGCCGCCTCCCTGCCCGCCGTCATCAATAATAGGCCGAGGAGTTATTTTCACGGTCCGTACAACCTCTTCTGCTGCATTCCCCGCTGCATCAGAGACGTTATAGCGCAAAATATACTCGCCGACAGCACCTGTATCAACCTGACCGGACACCCTGATCTTACGGGTAATATCTCCGTCCACATCATCCGCAGCTGAGGCTCCCGGATCTTCAAAGGAACTGCCTTGTACAACGCTTATAATCGGATCGCCCGTTAACGTAATGACTGGCCGATTGCGGTCAATATTCGTAATTTCAATTTGCTTCACCGTTTCATTGCCGGCCTCATCCTTGGCATAGAAGCTGATCCAGCCGTTATCCACGGCGATGACTTCCGGCAATAGCGGATCCCCGTGATCATCGAAGTACGGCGGCTCATGAAATCCGAACGCCATTTTCTCTGCGATCAGGTTTACTCGCGAGTAAACAGATGTAGTCACAGTGACGTTCTGGTTCGTAGATGCCGTCGGATATACCGTAAGCTTAATGACTGGTATATCCCTATGGATATTCGTGATTTCGATCGTTTGTACGGCAGCATTGCCGGCACGATCCTTGGCGTAAACCGTGTAAATATCATTCAACTCAGCTTCAAAGGAGCCTGATCCGCCAAATGCCGTACCGGCCAGCTCAAAATAACTGACAGGCTGATCTCCAGCCGCCCATTTCACTTCGCTGATCCCGCTTAAACGGTCATATACGTCGGCGGTTACCGTCACGCTCTGATTGGTCGGCAAACTGCTCCCTATGCTGAGATGAATCGTCGGCTCTGTTCCGTCATAATTGCTTACCACAATTGTCTCTGCGGCCCCATTCCCTGCATGATCCTCTGCGTAGACCGTATACTCTCCATTTTGGCTGACCTGAAAAGAATTTTGGAATGAAACTCCTCCGCCATTTTGAAAAAACGAGACAGGCTGCCGTCCCTCATTCCATTTCAAGGCCACGTGATCATCCGTATTATCGTCAGCTGCTGCGGTGATTGTGACAGGCTGATTCGTCCAATCCACTGGATCCAAGCTCACATCCAGCTGCGGAGCCTCGACGTCGATACGGCTCACCTCAATATCGGCACTTACCTCGAACCCGGCTTTGTCCTTGGCATATACCGTATAAACTCCATTCTCATGTACTAGGAATCGGGTATCGTCCGTATTCAGGGCAACACGCTGCCCATTCGGCCCCTGCTTGGCCCACTCCAGCTCGGCAATCCCGCTCCCGTTGCCGATATAGTTAATATTTACGGCAACAGGCTGATTGCTCCAGCTCGTTGAAGATAAAGAGAGGGTAAGGCTCGGGCCAGTCTTGAAAATATTTGTTATGGTGATCGTCTGTACAGTTCCATTCCCAGCTCCGTCCTCGGCATACACCGTGTAAATACCATTCTCGGAAACAGGGAAATTGTCGTTAAACACACTGCCACCCTGAGTGAAATAGGCGGTATTGTGATCCCCCTGGGCCCACTTCAGCTCAGCTATTCCGCTCTCCTGATCAGCTGCGCTGGCGCTAACCATCACGTCCTGGCTCGTTGGCGCCCCTGTGGAAGGCGTTAATGTTAGGCTGGGCGGAATGAGGTCGATTTGATCGATGGTAATGGTCTGAATCGTCTCATTGCCAATCTGGTCCACAGCATAGACGGTATATTTGCCATTGCTATCGGCAAGGAATGTATTATTCACGATTAAGGCGCCGCCCGAACGGAAATAATCGGCTGTCTGCTGCCCAGCAGCCCATTTGAACTGCCCCGAATTCAAACCGCTCTGAACATCTTCTGCATTCGCCGTAACCGGAATCGGCTGATTCGTCCATCCCTGCTGCTTCGTAAAGACCTCCAGCGTCGGTGCCATGCGGTCAATATTCGTAACTTCAGTGACTGCAATGCTTTCATTGCCGACGTGATCTCTCGCGTACCAGGTATACTTGCCGTTATCGGTCGCTATAAAGTAATTTCCAGGCACTGTGGTTCCATAAATTCGCATGGATGAGGCGTCATGTTCGCCCTTCAACCATTTCTGTGCAGCAACGCCAGAGTCATCATCTCTGACGGAACCAACGACGTACACATTCTGCTGTGTCCAAACTGTGGGTGAATGTCTAAGTTCAATAATGATTGGCGGAGTTTTATCAACGTGAACCTTGCTCCCGTCCGTAGTAGCGTCGAGCTGGCCGCGCCGCTGTCCTGTTTCATCCTCATATTCGAGCATAAACGGGACAGGGCCTTCAGGAAAGGAAGAATCCAGCATCAAGGCAGCTTTCCAGTTTTTACGGTTGCCATTTTGCACCACCTGAACCTCCTGCCCGGCAATTCGCACGACGGGGGGCTTCAGATAAAATGCAGAGGAAATGGATAGCGTGACCGTATCTCCGGCCTGCGCGTACTTTGGAGCGTTCTGATTACTCGATGAGATACTCACTTTCTGTATCGTATCGACGTTTAACGTATAAGTGCCTGAAGATCTGCTGAAATCAAGCGTTTTGGCCTCGCCGTCCCAAGTGGTCTCATAATAACTTAAGGTCGCCCATATCGCTTCTGCAGGAACCGAATCCCCTTCCAATACAGTGACACCGTCCAGGCTGTATCTGTATTTTTGGTTGTGAATAGAATTTCCTTGGCCTAAACCGCCGTCGAAATTGCTGACCGTGATCCATCTAGCATCAGTAGGAAGTCCGTACCAATAATCGCTGATGAATCGTTTCTCGGTCGTTATTCCGTCACGACTGTAATAGATTTCTATCCCATTGCTCAAACCTCGGATCGGCATAAACGTTGCCCACTTCGCGTTGGAAGGCAGCTGACTAAAGTTTAAATCAATATAGAATAAATCCTTTCCATCACTATAGCGATGCGACATCGTTGCGAATCCGCTCGGATTGTAATTAATGATATTAATCGTCTCGGCTTGAATCTGCTCGGCAGAAGCTCTGCTTGCAGGTCCGGCAAATAAGAGCATCGCAGTAAAACAGATCATTGATAACAAACCAATAAAACTTGTTCTATCCGGGTATTTAATAGTACACTCTCCTTTCTAGATCAGCCCATCACTTCAAATTGTAGATGGTCAAAAATGAATTAAACATCCCCCGATCGAGGGATATTTATAATGACTTTCCACGAGAGGAGTTCAATCAAAAAAAGGCATACAGCTCTTTTGCCGTATACCTTCTATCGTTTCACCATAGCTTAGCCTATCTGCGCTCTTCCTCATCCAGCAATCCAATCGTTTTGGCGATCGCAGCAGCCTTCATGCGCCGGTCCACCTTCAGCTTCTCAAATATGTTCTTGAGATGCGTTTTAACCGTTTCGCTCGTAACCGTTAATGTGGCAGCTATTTCTTTATTGGACAGCCCTTCGGATACGAGCTTTAGCACCTCCTGCTCTCTTGTAGTTAATGCACGCCGGATCTCTGCCTGCCCGTCCAGCTCTATGACTCGGTCGTGATCATGTTGAGCTCCAACAGCAAAGGCTGACGACCTGGATTTTAGCACAAACAAAGCCTGTGAGGCTAGATTGTTGATGACATGAAATCGCTCTGCTGCAAAATACTCTGTTGTAAGCAAATTCTCCATGTACAGCAAAGCATGAACCTCATTGTGGCTCACGATAGGCATGCAAAGAGCAGTCCCGCCGATCTTGCTTCCTGCAGCCAGAGATGTCTTCAGGCATGCTTCCCGCGTCTCCGCTGCCTGCATTATCGTTTTATCCTGAAGCGCTCCGGCGACTAGCTCTCTTCTAATATACGGGTATGTATCAATAGGAATGTGCTGAAGCGAAGA
This window harbors:
- a CDS encoding methyl-accepting chemotaxis protein; protein product: MLFLSGISLLLSFGTHAVHKYTSLFEDHKAMSGISQLSQGLSLFKSLLFFIPIVLMILSLLIYRRSTSSPALPWLVSTTLTFSSISIIAGGDGFVEYHFSIFMTIAIIAYYENILILIYSTAIFAVQHLAGYFWFPQLLCGTSDYRFSLLLIHALYLILTSGATIWFVYSKQIHTSEYEKKVASQQQALDEVLQNMNDSSKSVLKAVSQLLSGAGQSAKASQEIVTSIETISAGAYEQTNKLGLGVDSIQSMVDQVGHINENASVVTESSLATSKQVVYGQERIHLLASQIHVITCAVNNVNEVIQQLAESSQEINKLVDLISSIANQTNLLALNASIEAARAGEHGSGFAVVAAEVRKLAGQSNDSAAEIHRNVQSFQSRIDQVIGEMNVSLSEVQKGMEQITEMQRVFAEISESSKTVDQQINDISVTTDLLLQHSKQTNDMMVQVSEITSAFFSNIEKILSAAEEQSASSDAVHDIALNLESLVAELGGIVGSIERSLSADKL
- a CDS encoding S-layer homology domain-containing protein, translating into MICFTAMLLFAGPASRASAEQIQAETINIINYNPSGFATMSHRYSDGKDLFYIDLNFSQLPSNAKWATFMPIRGLSNGIEIYYSRDGITTEKRFISDYWYGLPTDARWITVSNFDGGLGQGNSIHNQKYRYSLDGVTVLEGDSVPAEAIWATLSYYETTWDGEAKTLDFSRSSGTYTLNVDTIQKVSISSSNQNAPKYAQAGDTVTLSISSAFYLKPPVVRIAGQEVQVVQNGNRKNWKAALMLDSSFPEGPVPFMLEYEDETGQRRGQLDATTDGSKVHVDKTPPIIIELRHSPTVWTQQNVYVVGSVRDDDSGVAAQKWLKGEHDASSMRIYGTTVPGNYFIATDNGKYTWYARDHVGNESIAVTEVTNIDRMAPTLEVFTKQQGWTNQPIPVTANAEDVQSGLNSGQFKWAAGQQTADYFRSGGALIVNNTFLADSNGKYTVYAVDQIGNETIQTITIDQIDLIPPSLTLTPSTGAPTSQDVMVSASAADQESGIAELKWAQGDHNTAYFTQGGSVFNDNFPVSENGIYTVYAEDGAGNGTVQTITITNIFKTGPSLTLSLSSTSWSNQPVAVNINYIGNGSGIAELEWAKQGPNGQRVALNTDDTRFLVHENGVYTVYAKDKAGFEVSADIEVSRIDVEAPQLDVSLDPVDWTNQPVTITAAADDNTDDHVALKWNEGRQPVSFFQNGGGVSFQNSFQVSQNGEYTVYAEDHAGNGAAETIVVSNYDGTEPTIHLSIGSSLPTNQSVTVTADVYDRLSGISEVKWAAGDQPVSYFELAGTAFGGSGSFEAELNDIYTVYAKDRAGNAAVQTIEITNIHRDIPVIKLTVYPTASTNQNVTVTTSVYSRVNLIAEKMAFGFHEPPYFDDHGDPLLPEVIAVDNGWISFYAKDEAGNETVKQIEITNIDRNRPVITLTGDPIISVVQGSSFEDPGASAADDVDGDITRKIRVSGQVDTGAVGEYILRYNVSDAAGNAAEEVVRTVKITPRPIIDDGGQGGGGNGGGSGGSPSNGGSPSNSSANPSSGDNTAPAKETGEGSKPDGLECSAGVPCRDNDIQVFLSDIEGHWASEAIRELARRGYIKGYPDGTFQPNRQLTRAEFVTLLVKVLELKEHEFAAQITPVFDDVQGHWAQKTIAGAQHYGLIHGYRDRIFAPDEPITREQMALILAKAYDLRVQSAVDFAAIESGALLYEDADHISAWAREAVRLVTEQQVMIGLPGNKFQPQALATRAEAAVVLLKLIRE